CTATAGTAACCGGTAGAACTTTTTACTCAGAGATAGTTGCAGTAGCTAGTGAATCATCTCGACGAGATCTCCGTCGAGGAATTGCAAGACGCTCTCGACAACGTGGACGGAAAGAAGCCGACACAACGGCTCTTAGCGGCAATCGCGTACAAGAATGGTGTCACGCAGACCGAGCTAGCCGAGTGGTACGACGTGCAGCGACGGACCATCTACAGCTGGCTCACGCGACTCGACACCGACAACTCGCTTGAGCAAGCCGCATCTGACGATAAACGAACTGGAAGAAAACGGAAACTCTCAGAATCACAGCAAGAGCAATTCGAAGAAACCGTTCACGACCCACCTGAAGAAGTCGGGATCGACGCGCCGGCGTGGACGCCGGCGCTTGCCCAAGAGTATCTCGAAGACACGTACGGCGTCCAGTATTCAATCCCGAGTTGTCGGCGGTTGCTGAAAGAAGCGGGATTGAGCTATCAAAAACCACGCCGTTCAGCTGCCGAAGCCGATGAAGACGAGCACGAAGCGTTCCACGATGAGCTCAAAAAAAGCGGCGGGAAATGGACGCCACCGTAGTCTGTATCGACCAAACCAAGAAATCCGTGCAAGTTGAGCCGCGTGC
The genomic region above belongs to Halogeometricum sp. S3BR5-2 and contains:
- a CDS encoding IS630 family transposase (programmed frameshift), with the protein product MNHLDEISVEELQDALDNVDGKKPTQRLLAAIAYKNGVTQTELAEWYDVQRRTIYSWLTRLDTDNSLEQAASDDKRTGRKRKLSESQQEQFEETVHDPPEEVGIDAPAWTPALAQEYLEDTYGVQYSIPSCRRLLKEAGLSYQKPRRSAAEADEDEHEAFHDELKKKRREMDATVVCIDQTKKSVQVEPRAAWFPQGTRPSVELSGQREWTCLLGAITEDGDRFFSRFTEYVTAEHAKHFILAVCEEFEDDLIVVLDGAPYFQASAVTDLAARDDLAFVTLPSYSPELNPVEECWRQLQKALSNRFFDSLDELTTAIDTALDKLSVPKVSNYF